In a single window of the Nicotiana tomentosiformis chromosome 10, ASM39032v3, whole genome shotgun sequence genome:
- the LOC138900505 gene encoding uncharacterized protein, giving the protein MEFGHCKWMHNRNHLNRTVLQDKFIKGVAGFIAKTKTLDDFFIEGTIRCPCVKCMCVKLLGPDIVTVHLYKKGFMKRYYMWTVHGESHASVDGVDFKNDFGGKEGSHIAENINVENSRFKEMVRDAFEIFHGAQFEPNDEAKSFFKQLEEASCLLYEGAAHSKLSVAIRLLSIKLDNSIF; this is encoded by the coding sequence ATGGAATTTGGGCATTGTAAATGGATGCATAATAGGAATCATCTGAATCGTACGGTGTTGCAGGATAAATTTATAAAAGGGGTTGCTGGCTTTATTGCTAAAACAAAGACTCTTGATGATTTTTTTATTGAAGGTACGATTAGATGTCCTTGTGTGAAATGCATGTGTGTTAAGTTATTGGGTCCCGATATTGTTACTGTTCATTTGTATAAGAAGGGATTTATGAAACGTTATTATATGTGGACTGTTCATGGGGAGAGTCATGCTAGTGTAGATGGAGTTGATTTTAAGAATGATTTTGGTGGTAAAGAAGGTAGTCACATAGCAGAGAATATTAATGTTGAAAATTCTCGATTTAAAGAAATGGTGAGGGATGCTTTTGAGATATTCCATGGGGCTCAATTCGAACCAAATGATGAGGCTAAGAGCTTCTTCAAGCAGTTAGAGGAAGCGAGTTGTCTGCTTTATGAAGGCGCAGCGCATTCCAAGTTGTCTGTTGCAAttagattactaagtattaaattggataattctattttttaA